The Candidatus Poribacteria bacterium region TTTAGAAAGGACAATATATGCTAATCGCAGATTTAAATGAAATTGAAGGACGCACCTATCCTGCCCGTAGACGCACCAAAAACCTCGTCGGCGGCGCGTCCCCGATCCAGATAGGTGAATTCTGCATGGGGTTCGTCGTCTTAGAGCCAAACGGTGGACAAGTGCCGTGGCACAACCACGAACAGGAAGAGATCTACTTCATCGTTGAAGGCGAAGGCGAAATGTGCCTCGGTGAAGAGCGTCAAGTGCTGTCCACAGGTCAGACCGTTTTTATTCCGTCATGGGTCTTCCACCAATTGACGAACACCAGCGATACACCGATGAAGATGGTCTACTGCTATGGACCCGCGGGCGATGTGGCGCATTGGAAACAAGAACTCGCTGGCACACTCCCGAAAGCCGGTGTCGAGGCACCACCACTCCCAGAAGGCGCAGCACCTCAATGCACTGACAAACCTTAAGAATGGTTGTCAGTCGTCGGTTGTCGGTTATCGGCAGAAAGACGCTTTTGTAACAATCTCCCCCAGTTTGAAGTCCTTTGGGAAGTAGTGAATCGTTACAAACCCCTCTTAACCGAGAACTTTAACCATCAACTCGTCTACAGATACTTTTGCTAAAGCACGAGTTGATGGTTAAAACCGATAACTATAAAAAGGATTATACATGACCAATCATACCCAAAAGACACATCGCGTCGGCATCATCATGAACGGTGTCACCGGTAGGATGGGAACAAATCAACACCTCAT contains the following coding sequences:
- a CDS encoding cupin domain-containing protein, coding for MLIADLNEIEGRTYPARRRTKNLVGGASPIQIGEFCMGFVVLEPNGGQVPWHNHEQEEIYFIVEGEGEMCLGEERQVLSTGQTVFIPSWVFHQLTNTSDTPMKMVYCYGPAGDVAHWKQELAGTLPKAGVEAPPLPEGAAPQCTDKP